The following are encoded in a window of Rosa chinensis cultivar Old Blush chromosome 4, RchiOBHm-V2, whole genome shotgun sequence genomic DNA:
- the LOC112196520 gene encoding pentatricopeptide repeat-containing protein At3g26540: MGVKAGSVINRLLYDKGHLTKPSHPTEAKAVANTILTHLTSGRLRKAVSILFSSPFPFHFSLYAHLFHLCSSSRAVLEARKVESHLVTFSPTPPIFLLNRAIETYAKCGSLGDARELFDEMPQRDGGSWNAMIKAYSQSGRPEDALVSFLDMNRAGFLPNEITFAGVLGSCAAVLEFWVSRQVHGLVVKYGFGGNVILGSSLVDVYGKCGVMSDARRVFDEMENPNDVSWNIIVRRYLEMGDGMEAVMMFFRMLVAGVRPLKYTFSNALVACSSAFALVEGKRIHGVGVKMGFEDDEVVLCSLIDMYVKCGKLEHAHAIFDQPHSKNLISWTSIVSGYAMSGQTWKARELFNEMPERNVISWNAMLAGYTRYFQWEEALDFIFLMRNTTKDRDQVTLGLILNVCAGLSDVEMGKQVHGFIYRHGFCSNLFVGNGLLYMYGRCGNLRNSKTVWFHQISPSRDTVSWNSLLTNYASHHLSELAMTIFYEMQCETTPNEITFATLLSACANIFALQQGKQIHGFMIRNGYIIDTVVRGALVDMYSKCHSIEYAFMVFKGGTSKDAILCNSLILGCCYNNRTRQIFKLFHLMKEEGIKPDHITFRGILYACTSEGLVELGKQYFESMSNDYGIIPRLEHYECMIELYSQCGYMDELETFVRNMPFDPTVPMLTKVVDACKRHGCLRFGQWAVQRLNNRSI; encoded by the coding sequence AAAAGCCGTCTCCATCCTCTTCTCTTCCCCATTCCCCTTCCACTTCTCTCTCTACGCCCACCTCTTCCACCTCTGCTCCTCCTCCCGCGCAGTTCTCGAGGCCCGCAAAGTCGAGTCCCATCTCGTCACCTTCTCCCCCACCCCGCCCATTTTCCTCCTCAACCGCGCCATCGAGACCTACGCGAAATGTGGGTCCTTGGGAGACGCGCGGGAGCTGTTCGACGAAATGCCCCAGAGAGACGGTGGGTCTTGGAACGCCATGATCAAGGCGTATTCCCAAAGTGGGCGTCCCGAGGATGCTCTGGTTTCGTTTTTGGATATGAATAGAGCCGGGTTTTTGCCGAATGAGATTACTTTCGCTGGTGTTCTCGGCTCGTGTGCTGCGGTTTTGGAGTTTTGGGTTTCGAGGCAAGTTCATGGTCTTGTTGTTAAGTATGGTTTTGGCGGGAATGTGATTTTGGGGAGTTCGCTTGTTGATGTATATGGGAAGTGTGGGGTTATGAGTGATGCGAGGAGAGTGTTTGATGAGATGGAAAACCCGAATGATGTTTCTTGGAATATAATCGTGAGGAGGTATCTTGAGATGGGTGATGGAATGGAGGCGGTAATGATGTTTTTCCGGATGCTTGTGGCGGGTGTCAGGCCGTTGAAGTATACTTTTTCTAATGCTCTTGTTGCTTGTTCGAGTGCCTTTGCACTTGTGGAGGGGAAGCGGATACATGGAGTTGGGGTTAAAATGGGTTTTGAAGATGATGAGGTCGTTTTGTGCTCCCTCATCGATATGTATGTTAAATGCGGGAAGCTAGAACATGCTCATGCAATTTTTGACCAGCCCCATTCGAAAAACTTGATTTCTTGGACGTCAATTGTGTCTGGATATGCAATGAGTGGACAAACATGGAAGGCAAGGGAGTTGTTCAATGAAATGCCTGAACGGAATGTGATATCTTGGAATGCAATGTTGGCAGGGTATACTCGTTACTTCCAATGGGAAGAGGCGTTGGATTTTATATTTTTGATGCGGAACACCACCAAAGATAGAGACCAGGTCACTCTTGGGTTGATCCTAAATGTATGTGCTGGCCTCTCAGATGTTGAAATGGGAAAACAGGTTCATGGATTCATTTACCGACATGGATTTTGTTCCAATCTCTTTGTTGGCAATGGTCTTCTCTACATGTATGGTCGATGTGGTAACTTGAGAAATTCCAAAACAGTCTGGTTTCACCAGATTAGTCCATCACGGGATACAGTTTCTTGGAATAGTTTGTTGACAAACTATGCTTCACATCATCTGAGTGAACTGGCAATGACAATCTTCTATGAGATGCAATGTGAGACAACACCTAACGAGATTACATTTGCAACTCTCCTTTCAGCATGTGCAAATATTTTTGCCCTTCAGCAAGGCAAACAAATTCATGGTTTTATGATTAGAAATGGTTACATAATAGATACCGTGGTTAGAGGGGCTTTGGTTGACATGTATTCCAAGTGTCATTCTATTGAGTATGCTTTTATGGTTTTCAAAGGTGGGACTTCAAAAGATGCGATTCTTTGTAACTCCTTGATTTTGGGATGCTGttacaataatagaacgagACAGATATTTAAATTGTTTcatttgatgaaggaagaaggAATTAAGCCAGATCATATCACATTTCGAGGCATTTTGTATGCTTGTACTTCTGAAGGTCTTGTTGAGTTGGGAAAGCAGTATTTTGAATCAATGAGCAATGATTATGGTATTATACCTCGATTAGAGCACTATGAGTGCATGATTGAACTCTACAGCCAGTGTGGGTACATGGATGAGCTTGAAACCTTTGTAAGGAATATGCCATTTGATCCCACAGTCCCAATGTTAACAAAAGTTGTGGATGCTTGTAAAAGACATGGATGCCTGAGATTTGGACAATGGGCTGTTCAACGACTTAATAACCGATCCATCTAG
- the LOC112197132 gene encoding protein translation factor SUI1 homolog 1, giving the protein MSELDVQIPTTFDPFAEANAEDSGVGTKEYVHFRIQQRNGRKSLTTVQGLKKEFSCYKILKDLKKEFCCNGTVVQDPEQGQVIQLQGDQRKNVSAFLVQAGIVKKDNIKIHGF; this is encoded by the coding sequence ATGTCTGAGCTCGACGTCCAGATTCCTACCACCTTTGATCCGTTTGCCGAGGCAAATGCTGAGGACTCAGGTGTTGGAACAAAAGAGTATGTGCACTTTCGTATACAGCAACGAAATGGTAGGAAAAGCCTGACAACAGTGCAGGGACTGAAGAAGGAATTTAGCTGCTACAAGATTCTCAAAGACCTTAAGAAGGAATTTTGCTGCAATGGTACAGTTGTCCAGGACCCAGAACAAGGCCAGGTGATTCAACTTCAAGGTGATCAGCGGAAGAACGTGTCTGCCTTCCTAGTTCAGGCTGGCATTGTGAAGAAGGATAACATCAAAATTCACGGTTTCTGA
- the LOC112197133 gene encoding ubiquitin carboxyl-terminal hydrolase 2, whose amino-acid sequence MGKKVKKKTRAPQKEKWVPSDSPKKVAEQSNPSVKDDGDDGVSVAKVRKACPHIDKGVDLNKLQAKIGSSAVIRCEDCREGAIDRKGGKGKGKHGKKKGGADSKSESKSVWLCLECGHFACGGIGLPITPQCHAVRHARQTRHPLVVQFENPQLRWCFQCSTLITIDKTGENGEEKDVFSDVVKLIKGHSSEDPSGDVEDVWFGSGSVTSEIKSASNTSSLLDGRGGYAVRGLVNLGNTCFFNSILQNLLAIDRLRVYFLNFEAPAGPLTISLKKLFTETKPEAGFKNVINPRSFFGCVCSKAPQFRGYQQQDSHELLRCLLDGLCTEELSMRKRTSSSQQNEDSSNPVPTFVDAVFGGQVSSTVRCVECGHSSTIYESFLDLSLPVPTRKSPPKASLPSSRAKKTKLPPKRSGKVRSKINKDKNSATSPSVATTSTSGELSNQVQSSSTELNVPEQNGLVMKNLSAVQESQHEQVFENAAGEQASALLDDFTWMDYLDDGNILDDYDLTSENAIVSIVQDPKSINTSLNDVSQQSGSEISDKDFKVTGEQNVKPNFSSVNAEEDELPLQVQSSEILLLPYKEDQSSEMLLLPHKEGCSITGEIMGGEGEASSSTVGCGQDDFDGFGDLFNEPEPEPEVVAGPSPRPSTGEEGTATSLIASESDPDEVDDTNSPVSVESCLAHFIKPELLANENAWHCENCSKSLKRQRLEAKKQQKAATKCLINGCETRVQSVSLSSDTADISNISNGNIKSNTGCSQFGENLVLDDGKMNCSSENCTSIENALSDKMIPVVCQQLEGNSEMKDVLPTESNTLDCNNSDTLESISSQAIDTCADVPSCAGCASENAPQTNSTLLDDCELEASEDEEINSKHVKVKRDATKRVLIDRAPPILTIHLKRFSQDARGRLSKLNGHVTFREKIELRPYMDSRCREKERYEYHLIGVVEHSGTMRGGHYVAYVRGGERSRGKAEKEKIGHVWYYASDVHVREVSLDEVLRCEAYILFYEKT is encoded by the exons ATGGGGAAGAAGGTTAAGAAGAAGACTAGAGCTCCTCAAAAGGAGAAGTGGGTTCCATCTGATTCCCCAAAGAAGGTTGCTGAACAAAGCAACCCAAGCGTTAaggatgatggtgatgatggagtttcagttgcaaaagtgagaaaaGCTTGTCCTCACATTGACAAAGGTGTTGATTTGAATAAATTGCAAGCTAAAATTGGGTCTTCAGCAGTTATTAGGTGTGAAGATTGTAGGGAAGGCGCCATTGATAGGAAGGGGGGTAAAGGAAAGGGCAAACATGGTAAGAAGAAAGGAGGTGCTGATTCTAAATCCGAGTCAAAATCTGTATGGCTTTGTTTAGAATGCGGTCATTTTGCTTGTGGTGGGATTGGACTTCCAATAACCCCTCAGTGCCACGCAGTTCGGCATGCAAGGCAAACGCGTCACCCATTGGTGGTGCAGTTTGAAAACCCACAGTTACGATGGTGCTTCCAGTGCAGCACACTTATTACCATTGATAAGACGGGGGAGAATGGTGAAGAAAAAGATGTCTTTTCTGATGTTGTGAAATTAATTAAGGGTCATTCGTCGGAGGACCCATCAGGTGATGTCGAGGATGTATGGTTTGGTAGTGGCAGTGTGACAAGCGAAATCAAATCAGCTAGCAATACATCAAGCCTTTTGGATGGAAGAGGAGGTTATGCAGTAAGAGGATTAGTTAATCTTGGTAACACTTGCTTCTTCAATTCTATTTTACAGAACCTTCTAGCTATTGATAGGTTGCGGGTTTACTTCTTAAATTTTGAAGCACCTGCCGGACCGCTTACTATTTCCTTGAAGAAACTCTTTACTGAAACAAAACCAGAGGCAGGATTCAAGAATGTGATAAACCCTAGATCGTTTTTCGGTTGTGTCTGTTCCAAGGCTCCCCAGTTTAGGGGCTATCAGCAGCAAGACAGTCATGAATTGCTTCGTTGCTTACTGGATGGATTGTGTACTGAGGAGTTGAGTATGAGGAAACGTACAAGTTCTTCCCAGCAAAATGAGGATTCATCAAATCCAGTTCCTACGTTTGTTGATGCTGTATTTGGGGGACAGGTATCAAGTACTGTTCGCTGTGTTGAATGTGGTCACTCATCAACTATCTATGAGTCATTCTTAGATCTGTCACTGCCAGTCCCAACCAGGAAATCCCCACCTAAGGCTTCCCTACCAAGCTCTCGAGCAAAGAAGACAAAGCTTCCACCCAAGAGGAGTGGAAAGGTTCGATCTAAAATTAACAAAGACAAGAACTCTGCAACATCTCCAAGTGTGGCAACCACATCAACCAGCGGTGAGCTCTCTAACCAGGTACAGTCAAGTTCTACTGAGCTAAATGTACCTGAACAAAACGGCTTGGTTATGAAGAATCTATCAGCTGTCCAAGAATCTCAACATGAACAAGTCTTTGAGAATGCAGCAGGAGAACAAGCATCAGCTTTGTTAGATGACTTTACATGGATGGATTATCTTGATGACGGAAATATATTAGATGACTATGATTTGACTTCAGAAAATGCTATTGTTTCAATTGTTCAAGATCCTAAAAGTATTAATACATCTCTTAATGATGTCTCACAACAGAGTGGCTCTGAGATCAGTGATAAGGATTTCAAGGTTACTGGAGAACAGAATGTAAAACCAAACTTTTCTTCAGTGAATGCTGAGGAGGACGAGCTCCCATTGCAGGTTCAAAGTTCTGAAATTTTATTGCTTCCATATAAAGAAGATCAGAGTTCTGAAATGTTGTTGCTTCCACATAAGGAAGGATGTTCCATCACTGGGGAAATCATGGGAGGAGAAGGAGAGGCATCGTCATCAACCGTGGGTTGTGGACAAGATGATTTTGATGGCTTTGGAGACTTATTCAATGAGCCTGAGCCTGAGCCTGAGGTTGTTGCTGGGCCCAGTCCAAGGCCCTCTACTGGTGAGGAAGGTACAGCAACTAGTCTTATAGCTAGTGAGTCTGATCCAGATGAAGTTGATGATACAAATTCTCCGGTCTCTGTAGAGAGTTGTTTGGCTCATTTCATAAAGCCTGAGCTTCTTGCCAATGAAAATGCTTGGCATTGTGAGAACTGTTCCAAATCTCTGAAGCGCCAAAGGTTGGAAGCAAAGAAGCAGCAAAAAGCTGCAACTAAATGTTTGATAAATGGATGTGAGACTAGAGTCCAAAGTGTTTCTCTGAGTTCAGACACTGCTGATATCAGTAATATTAGTAATGGAAATATCAAAAGCAATACTGGTTGCAGCCAATTTGGTGAAAACTTGGTTTTGGATGATGGGAAGATGAATTGCTCGAGCGAAAATTGCACATCAATTGAGAATGCCCTATCAGATAAGATGATTCCTGTTGTTTGTCAACAACTAGAAGGAAACAGTGAGATGAAAGATGTACTTCCAACAGAATCAAATACTTTGGATTGCAATAACAGTGATACTCTAGAAAGTATTAGCAGTCAAGCCATTGATACATGTGCTGATGTGCCTAGTTGCGCTGGATGTGCCTCTGAAAATGCTCCACAGACAAATTCTACGTTGTTAGATGATTGTGAATTAGAAGCAAGTGAAGATGAGGAAATAAATTCCAAACATGTGAAGGTGAAGAGGGATGCGACAAAACGGGTCCTAATTGACAGGGCCCCGCCTATTTTGACCATTCATCTCAAAAGGTTTAGCCAGGATGCTCGTGGTCGCTTAAGTAAATTGAACGGCCATGTCACTTTCAGAGAAAAAATTGAGCTCAGACCATATATGGATTCCAG GTGCAGAGAAAAGGAGAGGTATGAATACCACCTAATCGGGGTTGTGGAGCATTCTGGGACCATGCGAGGAGGCCATTATGTTGCATATGTGAGAGGTGGTGAAAGGAGCAGAGGAAAAGCTGAGAAGGAGAAGATTGGTCACGTGTGGTATTATGCTAGTGATGTACATGTACGTGAGGTTTCCCTAGATGAGGTGCTTCGCTGTGAGGCCTATATCTTATTCTATGAAAAAACTTGA